The following coding sequences are from one Nilaparvata lugens isolate BPH chromosome 4, ASM1435652v1, whole genome shotgun sequence window:
- the LOC111052990 gene encoding spaetzle-processing enzyme: protein MFSPLSLGSLLFTALIVYQYSLASCNATFALSLGIGKQPTKQRLKKALDPTKHRHWALVNNNGFCGISHSQRIIGGVDAGIGKYPWIVRLAFQIPTNQGDRTILKCAGSIITKKYVVTANHCFTPYDKLSFVRAGEYDERTDPDCEQSNPDDCAPEFIDYRVQKVINHKDYKEGVSFVNDITLVKIKGQFEFNEYIMPICLEYGSLLGKNYIGSNVEVAGWGIFDIVKEEVHPVLQRVTIPVINSEVCRDRMKKATYVEPSKQICAGGVIGKDSCGGDSGGPLMSAQVTDGRPPRYFLIGVVSFGLKECGKTDMPAVYTRVYAYLSWILDNIDK, encoded by the exons ATGTTTTCTCCTCTCTCACTTGGGTCTCTTCTTTTCACTGCACTTATTG TGTACCAATACTCCCTGGCTTCATGTAACGCTACATTTGCGCTATCACTAGGAATAGGAAAGCAACCAACGAAGCAGCGCTTAAAAAAGGCGCTGGACCCAACAAAGCACCGCCATTGGGCTTTGGTTAACAACAATGGTTTCTGTGGTATCAGTCACAGCCAGAGAATCATTGGAGGAGTCGACGCTGGGATAGGAAAATATCCGTGGATTGTTCGCTTGGCCTTCCAAATACCAACAAATCAGG GTGATAGAACCATTCTCAAATGTGCTGGTTCAATAATCACGAAGAAATACGTAGTAACAGCAAATCACTGCTTCACCCCATACGATAAATT GTCTTTTGTTAGAGCTGGTGAATATGATGAAAGGACCGATCCTGACTGTGAGCAATCCAACCCTGATGACTGTGCTCCTGAATTCATAGATTACAGAGTACAGAAAGTCATCAATCATAAAGACTACAAGGAAGGTGTCTCATTTGTAAATGATATAACATTGGTCAAAATAAAGGGCCAATTCGAGTTCAATG AATACATAATGCCAATCTGTCTGGAGTATGGTAGTTTACTGGGGAAAAATTATATTGGCAGTAATGTTGAAGTTGCTGGTTGGGGAATTTTTGATATAG TGAAAGAAGAGGTACACCCAGTGTTGCAGCGAGTAACCATTCCCGTTATAAACTCGGAAGTGTGTCGTGATCGAATGAAGAAAGCGACGTATGTGGAGCCTTCCAAGCAGATCTGTGCGGGCGGAGTGATCGGCAAGGACTCCTGTGGGGGCGACTCGGGGGGACCCCTCATGTCTGCGCAGGTGACAGACGGCAGACCGCCGCGGTACTTCCTCATCGGTGTCGTGTCCTTTGGGCTCAAGGAATGCGGCAAGACAGACATGCCCGCCGTCTATACTCGGGTGTATGCATACCTGTCTTGGATATTGGACAATATtgacaaataa